TTAAAGTAGAGCGCAGACCTGCTGACTACGTGGCACTGTTTTTAAGCCTATTTGTTTGGTTGGGTGCACAGGGCGGCTCTTGGTTGCTCAAGGACAATGAAACTGGCTTTTCGAACCTAGATTTGGCAGTTTGCGCGCTCTTTCAAGGAGAAATCTGCAATCGTCTGAGCCTAATTGCAAAATCTGATGAAGGGCGTTTCCTTCTGCAAATCTATGCTTGTAGTGGCGGGTTGACGGAGGATTGCCTCAAAGAGGGACGTGAGAGATTTAGCATTGAACCCAAGCGGTCGGAGCAACTGCTAAGAGCAGCCTGTGATGGTGGAAACATGCGAGGCTGCGTTGGTCTAGGCGTGTTGCATATGGAGGAAAAAGCAGAAGTAGTATCCCCCGCAATCGCTGCTCAGTTATTTAGGCAAGCCTGCGATGGCGGCGATCCGTTGGGGTGCCATAACTTGGGGCAGATGATCGGCAATGGGGTTGGCATTCCTTCAGACCAGGCAAGCGCCGCAGTACTTTACGAGCGCGCCTGCGAGGGTGGTGAGGTCATTGGTTGCTTGAGCCTCGGCTTCGCCTATGAAAATGGCTATGGTGTAAACACCGATCCAAATCGGGCAGTGGAGCTCTACGGTCGGGCGTGCGACGCCGCTGAAGCGGCAGGCTGCCTATATCTTGGGGTCGCCTATGAGAATGGACTGGGTGTAGAGGCAGATCCAAAGCGGGCAGTGGAGCTCTATGGTCAGGCGTGCGACGCCGGAGTAATGTCAGGCTGCCTGTATCTTGGGGTCGCCTATAAGAATGGACTGGGTGTAGAGGCAGATCCAAAGCGGGCAGTGGAGCTCTATGGTCAGGCGTGCGACGCCGGAGTAATGTCAGGCTGCCTGAATCTTGGGGTCGCCTATGAGAATGGACTGGGTGTAGAGGCAGATCCAAAGCGGGCAGTGGAGCTCTATGGTCAGGCGTGCGACGCGGGAACAATGTCAGGCTGCCTGAATCTTGGGGTCGCCTATGAGAATGGACTGGGTGTAGAGGCAGATCCAAAGCGGGCAGTGGAGCTCTATGGGCAGGCGTGCGACGCGGGAACAATGTCAGGCTGCCTGAAACTCGGGGTCGCCTATGTGACTGGCAACGGCGTAAACGCAGATCAAGAGCGGGCAATAGAGCTCTACGGTCAGGCGTGCGACGCGGGAATAATGTCAGGCTGCCGAAACCTCGGCCTCGCCTATGAAAATGGCATCGGCGTGGAAGCAGATCCAAAGCGGGCAGTGGAGCTCTATGGTCAGGCGTGCGACGCCGGTGAAACGACAGGCTGCCTGTATCTTGGAGTCGCCTATGAGAATGGATTGGGTGTAAAGGCAGATCCAAAGCGGGCAGTGGAGCTCTATGGTCAGGCGTGCGACGCCGGAATACTGTCAGGCTGCCTGTATCTTGGGGTCGCCTATGAGAATGGACTGGGTGTAGAGGCAGATCCAAAGCGGGCAGTGGAGCTCTATGGTCAGGCGTGCGACGCCGGTGAAACGACAGGCTGCCTGAAACTCGGGAGCGCCTATGTGGCTGGCAGCGGCGTAAACGCAGATCAAGAGCGGGCCTTCGAGCTTTACAAGCAGGCGTGCGACGCAAGCGAGATTACGGGCTGTAGATTGCTCGGTGTCTTATTTCAAAAAGGTATAGGTGTCGCTGCAGATCCTCAACGGGCCTCGCAACTCTACGAAATGGCTTGCAATGGCGGTGAACTGCCTGCCTGCTTGGTCCTAGGGGCCGCATATCATAATGGCAGCGGCGTAAACAAAGATCCAAAGCGGGCCTCCGAGCTTTTCGAGCGGGCTTGCGAGGGTGGCATAATTGCGGGCTGCCATAGCCTAGGAGTCGCTTACCAGAATGGTAGTGGCGTCAATGTAGATACAAAACGGGCCTTAGAACTTTACGACAAAGCATGTAAGGGAGGACACATAGCAGGTTGCACTGATTTTGGGGTTCTTTACCTTGAAGACCTAAATGAGACAATGGATCCAGAACTTGCCGTTCAAGCGTTGGACCAGGCGTGCACAGGCAACGATGCTGAGGCCTGCAAAGGCCTTGGCTATGCTTATGAGAATGGCATCGGCGTCAAAACGGACCCCAAGAAGGCCTCCCAGTTCTACGAGCAGGCATGCAACGGCGGTGATTTCGTGGGTTGTACCAATCTAGGTACTTTCTATTCACGCGGCTTGGGCGTTCCAGCAGATCCGAAGCGAGCCTCTGAGCTCTACGAGCAGGCATGCAATGCTGGAGAAATGACGGCCTGCCACTACTTATCCGTTTATTTTGTGAATGGTACTGGTATGCCGGTAGATCTGAAACGGGCCATCGAACTTGCTAAACAGGCTTGCAACGGTGGAGAAATGCAGGCTTGCTCCAATCTTGGCGTGTCATATCGCGACGGTTTGGGGACGAGTGTGGATCCAACACGTGCGGCCATGTTTTTTGATCAAGCATGCAAAGGCAACCATCCAGAGGCCTGCAATTCTCTCGCGAACCTATATCGAGAAGGACGGGGCGTCGCCCAAGATCTTGTTCAGGTCTTTGCACTGTACAATAACGCCTGCGAAAATGGATCAATGCTCGGCTGCATAAATCTCGGAAAATTGTTTGAGAGCGGCATGGGCGTAGTCGCTGACCGCAAACAAGCCGCCATTTTCTACGATAAGGCATGTCAGGGGGGCGAAGAATTAGGATGCAGTGAGCTCAGAGAGATAAACAGACTGCGCTAAACGCCAACACTATTGTTTAAACCAAGAGCACCAAAAACTGCAGAATTCTCACCGATCAACTCCCATTGACCAGCAGACCACCTCTCCGGCACTGTCGGGCTACGGGCGGGATGATTCACCAATTGTGGAGCACCCCTATGAAACGACACAAGCGCGACAAACACCTCACGGCAGCTCAAAAGGCGCAATTCATCGAAGCGGCACAAGGCTTCAAGAAGGACATGATTCCGCTGTTTATTAGCCTCACGGCCTTCGGCGATGGCTACAAAGCGATCCATGCGATCACCGAGGCGATCGACGCCGCCTATGGCAAACTTGACATCGAGAAGCCTGACATACGTTAGGCCCCAACACCCAAAATCACGCCGGCGGCTCGGCCTCTCTGTCAACCGCCAACCGATCCTCACGATCCCCGGCATCACGCATATTGTGCACGAAGACCGACCGGGCCATTTCATGCGCATCCGCAGCCGGGGTGCCTCTGGCGAATTCGGTCCGCATGCGCTCAAGGGTCAATCGCAGCTTGGATTCGCGCTCGCCTGCCATCAGCAGTGTCTCCCATGCAATCTCGTGAGAAAGGTTGCATGGGAAACTAGGTGTGCCGCCCCAGATTGCAATCAGCAATCTTCGCGCGCGCGGGCTTCTCCACCGGTTTTCGGGTCCTGCAGCGTTTTCATACAGGTCTCCATCAGGGCGACTTCGATCAGATAGGCGAGGAAATCATCCCCCATCTGCCTGGCGTCCTCCATGGCATGGCGCAGATGCACCTCGATCGTTTGATAGCGTGCCTGCCGGTCATGCATGGGCGGCCACCTTTCTTGTCCCGGAGTTTCTGGGCGCGGCTGCGTTCCGAATGATCGACGGCAAATGGGCGTGGCGGTAAAGCGGAAGCCCTACATTGAGCTTGTGCCTCATCGCAGTGATCACGTTCTCGCTGACCTCAAACACACCGCAGCAGACCGGAAAGCGGCCGTAGCCATCGGCCCGGCCGATCTCATCGACTGACAAGCCGGTGCGCGTGTAGACACGCGAGACATGCGGCTCGTAATTCGTCACCATGGTGTGGATGCCATGGGCAAGCGCGCACTCGCCAAGCGCCAGCAGCATCAGGCCGAAGGCGCGGACCGGTTGGATGTCCGGGTGATCTTCGCCAAGTTTGGCCTTGTCGATGCAAAGCCGCGTGCCTTCCCATATGCCCGGCGCCGCCAGGCAGGCATCGCCGGGAAAGGTCGCCCGGAAGGTGTCGTAGAGCAGGGTCGGGCCGGTGGTGGGCAACAGGCGCAGAGAGCCGTAAAGCCGCGTGCGCTCCGAATTGCACCAGACCAGATAGGCCGGGCCGAGCGTGTCGTAGCGGTCTATCTCCCGGCCGTTCTGGTGCGGAATGGTCCATTTCGCTTCATCCACGAACACTTTTTTGCGCAACCGGTACATGTCATCGAGCAGGGGTCTGTGCGTGTCATATTGATGGGCCTGAATCGTCAAAAACATATCGAGCCTCCCAGCAGGTTTGTTTGCCCTGCCAAGGTCGGTTGTTTTGGCGCGCGAAGGTATTCCCGCGCGCTGGTCCCCCAATATTGGGGGATCAGGGACTGATGATCCTGGACCGGATCGCCTCGGCGATCGCCTGGGGGATATTGACGCTGCCGAGCTTGTGGCGCGCGGATTTGAGATAGCCTTGAACCGTATGGCCGGAAAGACCCAGGATGAGAGCGATGTCCTTGTGATCCTTGCCCCGGGCAGCCAGAGTGAGGCACTCGATTTCGCGCGGGCTCAGATGCAGCGCCTGGTCGTTGCCGCCATGGATTTCCTTCATCGCCATATCGTGAATGAGGAACGCGGCTTCCGCCCATGCGGCCTTGTGGCGATTGACCAGATCGCTCCAGGCTTCGCCTGTTTCAAAGGAATTGATGCTCAACAGGGCGCGGCGGAAATTCTTGTCGATTATCGGGATCGAGTATCCGCTTGGACCCAGGCCATGGGCCAACGCGTCTTCAAACAGGGGCAGAACGGCGGCGCTCATCTCTAGCTCCGACCAATCGAACGGCAGCTGCCGCTGCACGCCTTCCTTGAGCACCGGATCAATGTCGACATAGTTTCGCTGGAGATATCGGGAAACCCATTCGGCCGAATAGGTCGTTCTCACATAAGCTGAATCGAGCGCTGAGATGGTGGTTTGCGCAAGATGATAGGTGGCATGGGCGACCTGGTACTCGGCCCGGAAAGCAAAAACAGCCTCCTCCACCGTCCGGCAGGACCGGACAGAATCGAATGCTGTGTCCGGCGTTGATTGCCGTTTTGCCATGAGCCCCAAGAAACCCCATTATTTAGGAGTTCAGTATGAGCGAAATGGTCGTGCTCTGGCAAGGAATTCAGCCAGAGGTGGTGGACACCGGTTTCAGCCCTGCAGTATCAAGCCGGACATTGCAGACACTTCCCGGGATCCTGCTCAAAGATCAATCCAACTCAAACTCGAAACTGTAGGAAAATGAAACGCGGTCAGGACCTTTGAGGTCGTTGGCGACCTTGATGCTGATCAGATCACCCTCTTCAACGGCGATGTGGATCTTCTTCCGGTCGAATGAGCCTCTTGTTTGGGTTTTGATGAGCAGGCCAGTGCCACTTGTGTTGTCAACCCAGCCCGAAGAATGCACTTCGATTGTGAAAGAGCCGCCAGTAATGTCTTTGTCGGTATGAAGGTTCAGCCTCAAATTGCTGATCATGCCTGCCGGGAACGGGGTGCGCGCGGAGAACTGCATGAACTGATCAATGGTTGGGTGAATTGAATAGAAAACTCCGGTTCCCGGCACGCCATACATCGGCGTTTCCGTACCCATCTGGTATCCGCCAGTGATGATCTGTTTCGCGCCCATTTTGATATCCTTTTGTCTTGAACGAGTTTTCCGAACCACCGTGGCCAGCGGAACTAGCCTAACTGCAGATTGCGGATTTCCTAATCGGAATCGCGTACAAGAGTTAGCATGTTGAATTTACGTCTATCCGTCTCTTTCATTTTGACTTGCTTCCTGATGGAGACCGGACCTGCTGCGGCAATGGAGCTGTGTTCCGGACCGAATCGGGTGACCTGCGTTGTTGATGGCGACACGGTCTGGATCGAGGGCGAAAAAATTCGCCTAGAGGGCATCGACGCGCCCGAACCCCGCGGCCGTTGCTATGAGGAACTCATCGCCGCCGCCAAGGCCACCGAGCGGCTGCGCATTTTGCTGACCGAGAACCAATTCACGATCAAACGCAGCGGCCAGGACCGCTATGGCCGCACACTCGCGAAGATCATGATTGGCGATCGCTCCGCCGGCGAGATCATGATGTCCGAAGGACTGGTCCGCAAATGGCGCGGCAAACGCGAGAGCTGGTGCAAATAGCCTGTCAGCGCCGCTGAGCGGATCTGGAACACGCAACCGCAATGCGCTTGCGTGTTCTGCGAATGTTCCTATTCTTGCGGGCCATGCCAGAGGAATACCGCAAATATCACCGTCACCCGGCCCAGCCGATTCGCACGCTGCAGCACGCTGCCGATGACGGGCAGATCATCGCGGTGCGCTGCAATTCGTGCCGGCGGCTGATCAACTATCTGGCAACGGACCTTGTCGAGGTGCTCAATTCCTCGCGCCCGGTGGACGCGCCGCCCTTCGCCTGCTCCCGTTGCGGCACAGCCAGCTACATGGATGTCCGGATCAAGACACCGTCTGCGGGTGACTATGGGCACCTGATCATTCGACGCCTGTTGGGCGTGCGAAGCGTCTCGGAATGGGGAAACCGGCCATTGGGCGAAGAGACAAGGCGGGACAGGACAATCAAGAAACGCTGACGCCACGGGATGCTTTGATCATGCGCAATTGGCCGCTCGCTTCAAACCCGCTTTGAAAAGCCTTCAAAGAAGGTTTCAGAAAATCACGTTGTGGCAAAACCGGCTGACAAAAAAGGCAAAACCGCGCGACCGGCTACACGCTTGGTAGAAAAGTGCGCTACGGGTGCGCTACGCATTTGCTGCGCACCGCAAAATTGCAACGCATTGATTTTACTGAGAAAAATGGTAGCGGGAGAGGGACTTGAACCCCCGACACGCGGATTATGATTCCGCTGCTCTAACCACCTGAGCTACCCCGCCGCCGGCCAACGGTTGAAGAACCGCGCTGGACGGGCGGGATATAAGGGTGGGGGCCCGCTGGTGTCAAGCGTGGATTGGGCATTTCCGGCGCGCTTTGCGGCAATTGTGAGCAGGCGGGAAAAATCGCCGTCCGGTTCCGCCACCCGCGCACGCTTCAAGCAGCCGCCGGCATCACTGGCGCGCCAATGCCCGCGGCACAGGGCGCCCGCGATCGGGGCTTTGGCATCGCGACACAAGCCTCCGCTCGCTGGCTCCCCGCAGTCAAGCTCAGCGCGCGGACCGGACAGGCTTCTTCCGCCATGGCGCCGAACGGCGAAATCCGCTTCACGCAGGCTGCGACAGCGGCAAAGCTTGCCTTGACGCGGCATCGGGTCTAATCCCGGTACAGCATATCGGCCTTGGGGCGGGGATCGCGTTCCGGCCAGAGGCACGATGCGCAGTTTGGACAGGCAAGGGCCCCTGCCCGCAACCATCAGGACACGCGGTGCCCTGCCCTCACACCGCAGTTTCAACACCACAGGACATCCCCGGCCATGCACACCACCCCCTCGCCCCGAATCGCGGTTGTCGGCTGCGGATACTGGGGCTCCAATCACGCCCGCACGCTCGCCGAACTCGGCGCGCTTTGTGCGGTTGCCGACCGGCATGAGGACCGCGCGGGGGCGTTGGCCGGCCAGCACGGCGTGAAAACGGTGTCCATCGATGACCTGCTGAACGACGGCGAAATCGACGGTCTGGTGCTCGCCCTACCGCCGCAATATCACGCCGACATGGCCATCGCCGCGCTCGAGGCGGGCAAGCATGTGCTGGTTGAAAAGCCGATAGCGCTCTCCATCGCCGATGCGCGGCGGGTGGTGGACGCGGCCTCCAAACGCCCGGACCTGGTGGCGATGACCGGTCATGTGCTGCGCTTCCACCCCGCCTTCGAGGCGCTCGAAGGCCTGGTCGCCGCCGGTGAGCTCGGCACCGTGCGCTACATTCACTCCCACCGGGTCGGCCTGGGCAAGTTCCACGCCGAGAATGACGCGCTGTGGGACATCGCCCCGCATGATCTCTCGCTGATCCTGGCGCTCACCGGCGAGAAACCGGTCAGCGTGCGTGGCGTGGGCTCGGCCATGCTCAACCGCCTGTCGGACTTCGCCCATCTGCATCTGCAGTTCCCCGGCGGCGTGCGCAGCCATGTCTTCACTTCAAGGCTCAATCCCTACCGCGAGCGCAAGCTCACAGTGATCGGATCAAAGGCCATGGCGGTGTTTGATGATGTCGCGCCCTGGAACGAAAAACTCGCCGTCTACCATCACAAGCTGTGGGAGGACGACAATGGCTGGCAATCGGAAATGGTCGATCCGGACTATGCCGACATCCCGGACGGCATGCCGCTGACCCGCGAATGCGCCCATTTTGTGGATTGCATCCGCGACGGCACCGCGCCGCGCACCCCGGTGGCGGACGGCTTGTCCGTCATCGAGATCCTGTCCGAAGGCACCGTGCGTCACGACTGAGCCGCCTGTTCCGCAAACTGGCAGGAGAGCGGCCTCTCAGGAGGCCGCCTCCATCGCCAGGCCTTTCCGGCTTACGATGCTCAGGCGGCAGGCTGCAACAGATTGGCAAGCATGGCTTCGGCCGCTGCAGAACGCTCCGAACGGTCGATGAACCCGCCGCCAAACACCCGTGCCTCATCGCCCGGCGCCGAATAGAGCACGCAGGCCTGGCCCGGCGCCACGCCGGATTCGCCCTCGACAAGCTCAACCGAAATCTCGCCATTCTCATAGCGCAGCACCGCGGGGCGCGGCGGCCGGGTCGAGCGCACCTTGGCAAAGCAGGAGAGGCCTTCCGGCCCCAAGTCGTCAAGCGCAAAATCACCCAGCCAGTTCATGTCCCGCAGGATCAGCCGCCTTGTGTCGAGAGCCTCGCGCGGACCGACGATCACCCGCTTGGAGCGGGCATCAAGATGAACCACATAAAGCGGATCGCCAACGGCAACACCGATGCCGCGGCGCTGGCCAATGGTGAAATGCACGATGCCGGGATGTTCCCCCAGCACACGACCGTCAATATGCACGATTTCGCCCGCAAGCGCTGAATTGGGTCTCAGCTTCTCGATCACATTGGCGTATTTGCCATGCGGCACGAAACAGATGTCCTGGCTGTCGGCCTTCTGCGCCACCGTCAGCCCCATTTCCTCGGCCAGTTCCCGGGTGCGGATCTTGGGCAGCTCGCCCAGCGGAAAGCGCACATAATCGAGCTGGTCCTGGGTGGTGGCGAACAGGAAGTAACTCTGGTCACGCTCCGAATCGATCGGGCGGTACAACGCCCGGCGGCCGGGATTGTCCGCCGAGGGGTTAGCGCGCGAGCGGATGTAATGTCCGGTCGCCAGAGCGTCGGCGCCGAGATCGCGCGCGGTGGCCAGCAGATCGGCGAATTTGACCGTCTGGTTGCAGGCCACGCAAGGGATCGGGGTTTCGCCAGCGACATAGCTTTCGGCAAAGGGATTGATCACCGCTTCCTGGAAGCGCTTTTCATAGTCGAGCACATAATGCGGGATGCCGAGCACCTCGCAGACCCGGCGCGCATCATCGATGTCCTGACCCGCGCAGCAGGCCCCCGCCCGGTGCACCGCGGCACCGTGGTCATAAAGTTGCAGCGTTACACCCAGCACATCATAGCCCTCGCGGGCGAGAAGACCCGCCACGACCGAGCTGTCGACGCCGCCGGACATGGCGACCACAACCCGCGTATCACGCGGGTCCTTATCAATATCGAGACTGTTCACTGTCTTCCCCGGCATTCAACAGCGTTCAAGGCGCTGATCAAGCGGTTGCAATTACGTCCGCATCGGACCCTCCCTTTATAGGGCGTTCAAATGCCGCCAACAAGACCAAGCCATGGATCGCGCTGGAACGCGCTGGCCATCATGATTTTCCCCAGCAATGTGTCATCGTGATCCGGCCATCGCGATCCGGCATCGCAATCGGGCTTGCCGAACCTTGGCGGGAGACCGGAGAAAGCCGGCGGTCCGGGAGCCGTATCAGGGTGTGCCAAAGATTACCGAAACCTTGAGAGCGCCTTAGGCAAATTTTAAAACCCCGCCTGTAGTCTGCGGTGAGTAGGTCTTGAGTATGTAAGAGAGTCCAATGACCGATATGGTACGACCCCGTGTCAAATATGTGATCGGCCCCGACGGAAGTCCGCTGACGATCGCCGATCTGCCTCCAGCCAACACCCGTCGATGGGTGATCCGGCGCAAGGCAGAAGTGGTGGCAGCAGTGCGAGGCGGCCTTCTGAGCCTGGAAGAAGCCTGTGAGCGCTACACGCTGACAGTTGAGGAGTTCCTGTCCTGGCAGTCCTCAATCAGTGATCATGGTCTCGCCGGCCTGCGCACCACGCGCATCCAGCAATACCGCCACTGATCGCGCTCCATGCATGTCGCGCTCGATTGGACTCAATTGAGCGGCACCGCAAATGCATCATTTCAAGGGATGACAGAGTGCTTGGCGCATCCGCCTGGATGCGCAGCGCTGTGGGCGTGTGAAAATCCCTGCTGGTAAATTCTGCGATCAAACAGGCTACGCTTGGCAGACTGACCTCCTCTGACGGGAGCAGGCAGCCTGTTGGCTTGCGTGGAACACCCTTTTTGAGACCAGCCCAAACAAGCCACCGGGCCCGCGGCAACAGATGCAGCGCTGCAACCGTGATCAAACCGTGAGGTCAGGTTCCGGCTCTGCGCCCGGCCAACCCATGCGCAAGCACCGCCATCAAGGCTGAGCCGGCGTAAAACCAGAGCCCGGGCTGGGAGAAAGCCTCGGCGATCCCGCCGGTTTTTGCCGCCACGATGACCAGCGCAACCAGCACCACATCCATCAACGACCAGCGGCTGAGCTGGGGCAGCAATGTCCGCGCAAATGTGGAATCGAACCCTTCGCCCAGTGCCTCCGCGGTGATCGCAACCATCTTGATCACCGGAAACACCAACGACACCAGAGCCACCACAACAGCGAGAACAGCATCGTCACCGCTCCACAGCGCCGCCACCACGCCCAACAGCGATGGTGATCGATCGAAAAAATAGAGGGTTTCAAACCGCACCAGCGGCAAGACTATGCCAAGCCCGAAAAACAAAGGGGCCAGAACCAGCGCCGTCACAAGCATCCAACGCATCCGTTTCCCCTTTATCCCTGAGCGGGCGCTGCTATGTTCCATATCCGAGTCCCATTTCATTTGGCAAACGGTGGATCTTTATGGACATCCTCGAGGAAAGCACCGCCAGCGGCGGCCGGTATCTGGCGCGCCTGGATGGCGAAGAGGCCAAAATGACCTACTCGCGCACGTCGGACAAACTGATCATCATCGATCATACCGGCGTTCCGGACAGTCTTCGCGGAAAAGGCGTCGGCCAGGCCCTGGCCGCTTACGCGGTTGAAGCCGCGCGGGCCGGCGGCTGGAAGATCATTCCGCTCTGCCCGTTTTTCAAGGCCCAGGCGCAGCGCCACCCGGAGTGGCGCGATGCCGTCATGTAACCTCAAGCGATGTTTGACGGCCCCGGCCGGGAAAGATCTGTCTGCTGGCGGGACTCAAACCAGTATTTTTACGGACAGGCAGGCAGCCCGGCGTGCTGGATCCCGTTCGATCACAACAAAAGCAACGGGTGCGCATCATGATGCGCACCCGTTGAGAAGCTTTCAACGCAATAGGTAGACTGAAACCAATCGACGGGTCAGACCGCGCGGTTGGCCCTTTGACCGGCGTCGCGCTCTTCAAGTGCAGCAGCCTTGTCATAATCTGCCTGCGCCTCTTCGAGCGCCAACTCAGCCGCATCAAGCTGCGTCTTCAATTCGCGAATTGAAGTCTGCAGATTGTCCGCCCGCTGACGCGCCGCCTTGGCGAAGGTTGGGTAGGCGAAATGGGAAGGATCGGTGTTACCCGCCTTCTTTTCCTCGGACGCGATCTGGTACTCCAGTTCGGCCGCCATTTTTTCCATTTCTGCCATCATCAGCTGGATCTGTCCAAGCTGACGG
The DNA window shown above is from Hoeflea phototrophica DFL-43 and carries:
- a CDS encoding SEL1-like repeat protein, which codes for MSIGFEALTLIYAILGSPIGIAATFFIATKIAINELRDEKREKLILWFKSEGDPQKWSQSYLNIFDALFGKQHLSLRCFVSSSLVSIIFVSLIWLMMDKSGALSTRGALGERAWIEALVIGIVVNMIADYASLLETRYLLGKLPNIRSWFGQALILLLDFVLTAAIIVAVIWAVQRIGIFGGDYDDPLAVILAFSIYTAPFYSTFFTSIWTWAYIFASWSAKLFSRLKVAEWFKVERRPADYVALFLSLFVWLGAQGGSWLLKDNETGFSNLDLAVCALFQGEICNRLSLIAKSDEGRFLLQIYACSGGLTEDCLKEGRERFSIEPKRSEQLLRAACDGGNMRGCVGLGVLHMEEKAEVVSPAIAAQLFRQACDGGDPLGCHNLGQMIGNGVGIPSDQASAAVLYERACEGGEVIGCLSLGFAYENGYGVNTDPNRAVELYGRACDAAEAAGCLYLGVAYENGLGVEADPKRAVELYGQACDAGVMSGCLYLGVAYKNGLGVEADPKRAVELYGQACDAGVMSGCLNLGVAYENGLGVEADPKRAVELYGQACDAGTMSGCLNLGVAYENGLGVEADPKRAVELYGQACDAGTMSGCLKLGVAYVTGNGVNADQERAIELYGQACDAGIMSGCRNLGLAYENGIGVEADPKRAVELYGQACDAGETTGCLYLGVAYENGLGVKADPKRAVELYGQACDAGILSGCLYLGVAYENGLGVEADPKRAVELYGQACDAGETTGCLKLGSAYVAGSGVNADQERAFELYKQACDASEITGCRLLGVLFQKGIGVAADPQRASQLYEMACNGGELPACLVLGAAYHNGSGVNKDPKRASELFERACEGGIIAGCHSLGVAYQNGSGVNVDTKRALELYDKACKGGHIAGCTDFGVLYLEDLNETMDPELAVQALDQACTGNDAEACKGLGYAYENGIGVKTDPKKASQFYEQACNGGDFVGCTNLGTFYSRGLGVPADPKRASELYEQACNAGEMTACHYLSVYFVNGTGMPVDLKRAIELAKQACNGGEMQACSNLGVSYRDGLGTSVDPTRAAMFFDQACKGNHPEACNSLANLYREGRGVAQDLVQVFALYNNACENGSMLGCINLGKLFESGMGVVADRKQAAIFYDKACQGGEELGCSELREINRLR
- a CDS encoding acyl-homoserine-lactone synthase; translated protein: MFLTIQAHQYDTHRPLLDDMYRLRKKVFVDEAKWTIPHQNGREIDRYDTLGPAYLVWCNSERTRLYGSLRLLPTTGPTLLYDTFRATFPGDACLAAPGIWEGTRLCIDKAKLGEDHPDIQPVRAFGLMLLALGECALAHGIHTMVTNYEPHVSRVYTRTGLSVDEIGRADGYGRFPVCCGVFEVSENVITAMRHKLNVGLPLYRHAHLPSIIRNAAAPRNSGTRKVAAHA
- a CDS encoding helix-turn-helix transcriptional regulator — translated: MAKRQSTPDTAFDSVRSCRTVEEAVFAFRAEYQVAHATYHLAQTTISALDSAYVRTTYSAEWVSRYLQRNYVDIDPVLKEGVQRQLPFDWSELEMSAAVLPLFEDALAHGLGPSGYSIPIIDKNFRRALLSINSFETGEAWSDLVNRHKAAWAEAAFLIHDMAMKEIHGGNDQALHLSPREIECLTLAARGKDHKDIALILGLSGHTVQGYLKSARHKLGSVNIPQAIAEAIRSRIISP
- a CDS encoding thermonuclease family protein → MTCVVDGDTVWIEGEKIRLEGIDAPEPRGRCYEELIAAAKATERLRILLTENQFTIKRSGQDRYGRTLAKIMIGDRSAGEIMMSEGLVRKWRGKRESWCK
- a CDS encoding Gfo/Idh/MocA family protein, with amino-acid sequence MHTTPSPRIAVVGCGYWGSNHARTLAELGALCAVADRHEDRAGALAGQHGVKTVSIDDLLNDGEIDGLVLALPPQYHADMAIAALEAGKHVLVEKPIALSIADARRVVDAASKRPDLVAMTGHVLRFHPAFEALEGLVAAGELGTVRYIHSHRVGLGKFHAENDALWDIAPHDLSLILALTGEKPVSVRGVGSAMLNRLSDFAHLHLQFPGGVRSHVFTSRLNPYRERKLTVIGSKAMAVFDDVAPWNEKLAVYHHKLWEDDNGWQSEMVDPDYADIPDGMPLTRECAHFVDCIRDGTAPRTPVADGLSVIEILSEGTVRHD
- the mnmA gene encoding tRNA 2-thiouridine(34) synthase MnmA — translated: MNSLDIDKDPRDTRVVVAMSGGVDSSVVAGLLAREGYDVLGVTLQLYDHGAAVHRAGACCAGQDIDDARRVCEVLGIPHYVLDYEKRFQEAVINPFAESYVAGETPIPCVACNQTVKFADLLATARDLGADALATGHYIRSRANPSADNPGRRALYRPIDSERDQSYFLFATTQDQLDYVRFPLGELPKIRTRELAEEMGLTVAQKADSQDICFVPHGKYANVIEKLRPNSALAGEIVHIDGRVLGEHPGIVHFTIGQRRGIGVAVGDPLYVVHLDARSKRVIVGPREALDTRRLILRDMNWLGDFALDDLGPEGLSCFAKVRSTRPPRPAVLRYENGEISVELVEGESGVAPGQACVLYSAPGDEARVFGGGFIDRSERSAAAEAMLANLLQPAA
- a CDS encoding DUF1153 domain-containing protein; protein product: MTDMVRPRVKYVIGPDGSPLTIADLPPANTRRWVIRRKAEVVAAVRGGLLSLEEACERYTLTVEEFLSWQSSISDHGLAGLRTTRIQQYRH
- a CDS encoding paraquat-inducible protein A, with the translated sequence MRWMLVTALVLAPLFFGLGIVLPLVRFETLYFFDRSPSLLGVVAALWSGDDAVLAVVVALVSLVFPVIKMVAITAEALGEGFDSTFARTLLPQLSRWSLMDVVLVALVIVAAKTGGIAEAFSQPGLWFYAGSALMAVLAHGLAGRRAGT
- a CDS encoding GNAT family N-acetyltransferase, whose amino-acid sequence is MDILEESTASGGRYLARLDGEEAKMTYSRTSDKLIIIDHTGVPDSLRGKGVGQALAAYAVEAARAGGWKIIPLCPFFKAQAQRHPEWRDAVM